The DNA window CACTTTTTTTATTGCCACATTTGTGAATGTGTCATGAGCTTATCACGATAAACTATGTCAGCATTCTGTATGCCGAAGCAGGAAAAGTCGTAGAGCAATTAATCAAAAGTTAACAACAGGACCTGTCTACTCCTTCATGTATATGCCTACAGTGGCAATAACATACATCTAGCATAAGCCTAGGAGGTCAATTGTGCCTTAACCTTAGATTATATGCAGGTCCCGAATCAGCAAAATCAAACTATTACGACACTCAAGAAGTGCATACCTGATACAACTGGTTGTATGATTTCCATATATTTATAGGTTGAATGCTTAAACCTATTGTGTGCTCGTTCCCCTAAGAGCTTTTCACCTCTCTAGAACTTGGCAACAATTTAGCGGTAAGACTAAATaagagaataaaataaatgggCGAAAGCCTAATAGCAAATGCCATAAAATACGCATCAACTTCAAATGATTTTTGAATAACTGCTAAAACTCCATATATGATTAACTTGTTTGCGCAACTTCCAACATCAAATTAGTGTTCGGTTTTGATGCTGACACTCAATTCTTCCTTGTAGCTTAAAGGTATTATTTTTCCTGAAACGCAGGTTCCTGAATCTAATTTCACTACCACCAGTATATCCAAAAAGTCGTCCATTGTGCCCTACTTTTCAACTGTCAATAGCCGGATGGGCCCTATTTGAAAACTTTTTCCACATGCTTTTTATAGCAAAACCTACAATTTCAGTGAATATAAAATAAGCAGATTGCATTCAACCAAACCTATCAGCTCATGCCCCACCATATTGAGAATGCTAGTATCTACTAGTCATTGCCAGCTCAAAGCTATGTAACtacatgttttgttttattttccaAGAGGCACTAAACCCACTACCAACCAAATGTTGGAGATGCATACAGCATAAATCATACTTCGAGCACAACGGAATAAATTAAAGATTCATTATCAGAAGTTCAAACGGAAGAAAATGACAAACATATGCAACTGATCAGAGAATTGCATAGGTTATTGTTTTGAGTCACTTGTTTATCATAAAACAAGCCCCCCTCAGTCCTGGTTTTACCTTTAGAGCAGTTCTAGCTACTAATTCCGAACAAACTGTTGGATTAATAAGAGGAGTTTGTTTCAGAAGTCGTCTTATAAGAGAATTCAGAATTAGTACTCCCTCACTCCCACAAAGATAGGCAAAGTTTCTATTTTGGGCGTCCTCAAATATAGGCAAAGTTGCTATATTAATTACTTGAAATACCAATTTTATCCTTCATTAATTTCAACAACTTTAGTTATATTCTATAAATCATCATTCATTATCACTTTatccaatacaaaaattaataacaaattttagtttttcaacattttattacaattccaaaaaatatttagcttttccataatataaattaataaaatttaaaatatctatataattaaattgtggGCATTATTGgaagttaataaaaaataactacTTTAACTTCTATTTCTTAATTATTGTGCAAACTCTACTTTgtgggatggagggagtatatattttGAGAAAACCGAAGCATAGCAAAGGGCACAATTTTAAGATAGCTGCGGACATACATGATTTCCAAGGAGACAAATCTTGGAAATGAGTTGTTTCAGGACATTCGAGTAAACTTAGAGAAAATGGGGAAGTGTTTTATTACAAATAATGCTTATACTATTGAAAAGAACGACAGCATTGATTGGGAACTAGGATATGTTCTATAGTCGGGAAAATGGAAACTGacaatttgaaagaaaaagaaaagacatCTTCAAGTTCAATGATTCCATTTAGAGGGTTTAAGCAGCCTATTTAACTTTTTTGAAGAAGTGCAATTCTTCTTTGAGCTTTTAAATGTTATATTGGTAGTAATTGATAGCATAAATTAAGGttaaaaaatggattttaattGCCAGATTAAATATCAACCAACATGCATTGATTTACTTTTTTGTGGATAATTTGCTTTTAATCCCTGTAGAATTTGTCTTATGTGGAAAAATGTTGTTTGATCTTTTTCAACTTTGTAATAGCATACAAGAAGAATAGTGCCCGAGGCGGGTTCTGATACTGAATCTTAAGTGATAATACGAGAGAGTTATTATTGTTGGACAATATATTGATTCTTTTTTAGGATCACAAAAATGATCCAACACATTTGACCTACcatgtaaattttttatacaaaattttaaaagggtCATGCATTGGAGATAATGTTAAAGATATCCAACGCATGATCTGTAACCACAGTTTACGTTAGGATTGGCCAAGTTTACCTTCTAGCAACCTAACTAAGATAGTCTTTTGTTGCTTGTGGCTTTCTCTAAATATCATATCCCTACGTCTACAAGGAATATAGCAAGGGTCAACTacaaattcaattcaaataaCTTTCAGAAGAGTGAAAGAATTCAAACCTGTTACTTCTTGCATAAACAGCCAGCATCATACAGTAACACATAACACTAGGCAGTATTCCTGTAGCTCTGATTTCCTGAAATTGCTCCTCACTCTCATCAACAAGACCTGCTGTGCAGTACACACTCAAAACAGCCTCTAGGGTTTGCTCATCTGGCTGAAATCGCTCTTTTTCCATATCAACATAAGTCTTGATGGCTTCTTCATACTGACCTCCTTGCCTATAACCTTCAATCATGCCATTAAAAGTGTCTTCATTTCGTGGAACCCCAGATTCATTCATTTTCCACATAATTGCTTCCAGTTCTTTATAAAGTCCCCCTCTTGCAAACATGTAAATCAGAGAATTATAAGTCTCAACAGTCGGCATGCTTCCCATTTCATTCATTGTATTAAATATCACAAGAGCCTCTTCATACAAAGAAGCTTGTCCATATGCTTGAATAAAACTCGTATACACCCTTGAACTTGGCACTATTCCATTCTCATTCATATGAAGTAAAATCTTTTTAGCGTCTTCGTACAACCCTCCTTTACCACAAGCATAAATCAACCCTTCATAAGTCCCCATATTAGGCTCAACTTTCTCCTCCACCATATCATGAAACAACGTAACAACCTCCTTAAAATACCCACCTTCACCAAAAACCTCAGTGAGTATATTATATGTAGCAACATCGGGCTCCGTATTACTAACTTTCATTTCCAAAAAAAGCTCCCTAACATCATCATATCTCCCCTGACTCCCATACAAATTCAACAACATACTATACGTGTCCGCATTAGGCACACATCTAGCCTCCTGCATTTGCCTAAAAACACCCATTGCATCCTTAATATTTCCCCGAGTCGCATACGCCTCTAACAACACATTATACGACGATATATCAGGTAAATTACCACTAGACTCCATTTCCTTCAGCAATTCACTAACTTTCTCTAACCTATTCAATTTCCCGAAAGTTCCCACTAAATTCCGATAAGTTGTTATATCAGGCACCATACCCCCTTCAATCATAGTCCTAAAAACCATCTCAGCTTCATCACCTAGACCTCTATTAGCACAAGCATTAAGCAAAGTATTATACGTAATTATATCAGGTAACATACCTTCATGTCTCATTTCAGCAAATAAACTTAACAAACCTTCCCAATCCAATCCTCCTCTAGCACAAGCATTAATCACACTATTATAAGTTAATATACTAGGACTAACTCTCTCATTCTTCATTCTCTCTAAAAGCTCAAGAGAAACCTCATACTTACCATGACGGCCGTACGAGTTGATCAATGCCGTGTAGGAGAAAACACTCCGTGGCACGCCCTGATTGGGCATTTCCTCGAAAATCTCTGCGGATTTTTCAAGAAGGCGTTCACGACCTAACAAACTAATCATAATAGTGTAGATATGTTCATTAGGTTTACACCAAATCTGGCGCTGCATATATTTGAACAGCCGCAGTGATCTTTGCCAGTCACCGCGTTGAGCGAATTCTTTGAATACTAAAGCGAAGTCGTTTAATGAAAGCTTGTTTTTGAAGATTTCTAGACATCGTGCTATGCTGCCACGTGGAGGTAGACTGCTTAGCTTGTTAATTAGGGTTTCCACGTCGTAACTGTATTTTCCTTTCTCGAGTGTGACGGATGGGTTTCCGAGTACGATTTCTTTTGTTTTGGAACGTGCTTTTGCTGTACCGGAGTATCCTTTCCGGTCTCCGGAGAGTGAGATGAGTCGCCGGTTAGGGAATGGGAAGGGGTTGTTGAATTTGAGTTTGGGTTTATGGAATTTTGTGGAGAGAGGTGAAGGGTTTGGGATTGAGAGTGAGGTCATTTTAGTAATTTGGATAGCATGAGCTGAACAAATTTAAAAGGTACTGGTGGAATTGTTTGGGAGCAGGTGGATAAGGTATAGAAAGTGGAAATTTTCTCgagaaaattgaaattttctcaGGAAAACTGAGAGAGGTTGAAGAAAGAGT is part of the Mercurialis annua linkage group LG3, ddMerAnnu1.2, whole genome shotgun sequence genome and encodes:
- the LOC126673184 gene encoding pentatricopeptide repeat-containing protein At1g74850, chloroplastic; translation: MTSLSIPNPSPLSTKFHKPKLKFNNPFPFPNRRLISLSGDRKGYSGTAKARSKTKEIVLGNPSVTLEKGKYSYDVETLINKLSSLPPRGSIARCLEIFKNKLSLNDFALVFKEFAQRGDWQRSLRLFKYMQRQIWCKPNEHIYTIMISLLGRERLLEKSAEIFEEMPNQGVPRSVFSYTALINSYGRHGKYEVSLELLERMKNERVSPSILTYNSVINACARGGLDWEGLLSLFAEMRHEGMLPDIITYNTLLNACANRGLGDEAEMVFRTMIEGGMVPDITTYRNLVGTFGKLNRLEKVSELLKEMESSGNLPDISSYNVLLEAYATRGNIKDAMGVFRQMQEARCVPNADTYSMLLNLYGSQGRYDDVRELFLEMKVSNTEPDVATYNILTEVFGEGGYFKEVVTLFHDMVEEKVEPNMGTYEGLIYACGKGGLYEDAKKILLHMNENGIVPSSRVYTSFIQAYGQASLYEEALVIFNTMNEMGSMPTVETYNSLIYMFARGGLYKELEAIMWKMNESGVPRNEDTFNGMIEGYRQGGQYEEAIKTYVDMEKERFQPDEQTLEAVLSVYCTAGLVDESEEQFQEIRATGILPSVMCYCMMLAVYARSNRWDDAYSMLDEMVTVKVSNVHQVIGQMIRGDYDDASNWQMVEYVFDKLNSEGCGLGMRFYNTLLEALWWLGQKERAARVLSEATKRGLFPELFRKSKLVWSVDVHRMWEGGAYTAISVWLDNMHEMLLKGEDLPNLASVVVVRGRMEKSSASQDLPLAKAVYSFLQDNVSASFSFPAWNKGRITCQRFQLRRILPGSESVSDEDKKEKIITLSNSSLHPKTRTRTGGVNSSSHEKSKSETRTRTGAELMTSSV